GCTTTGCCGCTGGTGGCTTTGCCAGAGACTTTGCCGCCCCTGTGGGCAAAGGATACGGTATCAGCCATCCAAAGCGGGATTGGTTATACAGCAGTGGCGGGGCTGAACTTTTACCTGGAGCGGTGGTCAGGACGATTGGTAATCACGGGCGGCGATGGGGAATGGTTCTACCGGCACCTGCACCCCCGCTGGCCAAGTCTCATTTGGGCACCCGATTTGTTGATACAGGCGTTGGGGTGCTGGCAACAGCTTCAGGGGCCAAAAAGGTTGCTGTAACCGTCCGGGCAAGTGGGCCAGACCCCATCCCCATTGCCGTTAACCAGCGGCCGGTCAGCTAATCCCTGCCCAGGGGCATGACTTTCGCACAGCACAGCCGCATCCTGTAGGTGCTGATCGGTGTAGTGGTTGGGCAAGCTGACCGTGACCACATCCCGCTCCACGCCGGCTGCGTATCGCTTGAGGTCGGCCTTCTTACTAAACGCCATCAGCCGCACGTAATCCTCAGCCAAGTCCTCTTGCCCACCGTTGCCTATGTAGTTGTAGTGCTTGGTGTCGGTAGGCAATCCCAAGGCCAGCTCCTGGAAACTGGCATAGCGCCCGTAGTGTTCGCGAAAGATGCGTTGTACCTTCGTCCAGCTATTCAGGGCTGACTTGGCCTCTGCTTGCTGAGCTTTGGCCGCTTGGCTGAGAAAGCTTGGTAAGGTGAGCACGGCGAGCGTTCCCAGCATCACCACTACCACAAGCAACTCCACGAGGGTAAATCCTCCCTGCCGGACCGTCCCGTAGCGCCACCAATAATAGGCCCGCACCATGGCTGCACTCCCATCAGCGTTAGCTATTGCTCTAGGCTTACCTTACCCAACCGACACCAACTCCAAAACAGACGAGCCGATATGGATTGCTCATACCGTGAATGGTCGGAAATCACCAAGCTCTGTCTGCCACTTATCCGTAAATTGCCGGATAGGGGCCTGGAGCCGAGGGCAGGGGGGGGAAATGGGGTATATTTATCAAAGAACAAGTGACGTGCCCAGGGGGTCTATGGCCGACCGGATTATCATTTTCGACACCACCTTGCGGGATGGGGAGCAGTGCCCCGGCGCCAGTTTGAACGTGGAGGAAAAGCTCATCATTGCTCGGCAACTGGCGCGGCTGGGGGTGGATGTGATTGAGGCGGGATTTGCCTATGCCAGTCCGGGGGATTTTGAGGCGGTGCGAACCATTGCCAAGGAGGTGCGCGAGCCGATTATTTGTTCGTTGGCGCGGGCGGTCCCGGCGGATATTGAGGCAGCGGCTAAGGCCCTGGAACCGGCGGAACGACCCCGCATCCACACGTTCATCTCCACGTCGGATATCCACCTGCAGCACCAGTTGCGCAAGACTCGGGAGGAAGTGCTGGAGATTGCGGTGGCCATGGTGCAGAAGGCCAAAAGCTATGTGGACGATGTGGAGTTTTCCCCGATGGATGCGGCCCGTACCGACCCAGCCTATCTCTATCAGGTGCTAACGGCGGTGATTGAGGCGGGGGCAACGACGGTGAATATCCCCGATACGGTGGGGTATTTGATGCCAGAGGAGTTTGGGCAGCTGATTAAAAACATCCGGGAAAATGTGCCTAACATTGACCGGGCGGTGATTTCGG
This DNA window, taken from Gloeomargarita sp. SRBZ-1_bins_9, encodes the following:
- a CDS encoding type IV pilin-like G/H family protein, yielding MVRAYYWWRYGTVRQGGFTLVELLVVVVMLGTLAVLTLPSFLSQAAKAQQAEAKSALNSWTKVQRIFREHYGRYASFQELALGLPTDTKHYNYIGNGGQEDLAEDYVRLMAFSKKADLKRYAAGVERDVVTVSLPNHYTDQHLQDAAVLCESHAPGQGLADRPLVNGNGDGVWPTCPDGYSNLFGP